One part of the Amaranthus tricolor cultivar Red isolate AtriRed21 chromosome 16, ASM2621246v1, whole genome shotgun sequence genome encodes these proteins:
- the LOC130803322 gene encoding uncharacterized protein LOC130803322, producing MEGETPTSLISRIHTSFTDGIYFAASMSSLKSTEFELVQGILHILQGNSSPFFTWDEIGCRFYAKIGIYVTHLSQKSLHDVLNHFLYAATCLRLVEFVVEKIEKEGKCFPTLRAFGSSVSAWLKRSRDIALKEEIKINDSNPRVVPTLLGMANTFSSLCSGAEFLLQIVREAVPKFWFDSLNSIPVAEVAVHILDNLYKKLNESCLVQGGEEEAYRMLLHLFVGSLVPYIEILDSWIFEGILDDPYNELFFYENKSMSINDTEFWEKSYLSRTLTHQKVATEISGMAVKHPACPLFIKDIAKEIISAGKSLQLIRHVPMTSNVTSPSGGRYGNLDSLKTFSGSTELSEVRRRYSAPGLTLVEVFFVSVAGIIGHGDHVYNYFLQDKLPSMIPCVLRCEVERQKLRARDDTSSATTCARKIWVECLDNALQEREASRQVETSLSHGKGDVNTSLINEQLLVKSFCPENPVITICQNLLNNNKDALRILSLSSGANLPPLNDEDLREAIYNIGSRGASSTTQTNFAFGFQFSESQYLRSIEETRLMESMFPFPTVLPSYQDNIQMSELFPLQKNSTLSSKILHWIQYAEPKGCPLPLVILQECLTVYIKKQVDIIGSHMLSKLLQDWRLMDELEVLRAIYLLGSGDLLQHFLIVIFNKLDKGESWDDEFELNMILQESIRNSSDAMLLAAPDSLVVSITKPHGLDGSDQQNTSVAPTSRKVHEYSMGVNGLDVLNFTYKVSWPLELIANTEAIRKYNQVMHFLLKVKRAKFVLDKVRRWIWKKKGVVTVNCKRHWLVEQKLLHFVDAFHQYVMDRVYHSAWREMCQGIAAARSLDEVIEVHEAYLLSIQRQCFVVPDKLGALIASRINTILGLALDFYSIQQMLNSGGAVSAIKAKYQMEVDRVEKQFDDCIAFLLRVLSFKLNVGHFPHLANLVTRINYNYYYMSDNGNMMTAPGSESVKSGKTIPGRPG from the exons CATATATTACAGGGTAATTCTAGCCCGTTCTTCACTTGGGATGAAATTGGTTGTCGATTTTATGCCAAAATTGGGATTTATGTGACACATCTTTCTCAAAAGAGCTTACATGATGTACTCAATCACTTTTTATATGCTGCTACTTGTTTAAGGCTAGTTGAGTTTGTTGTTGAAAAAATTGAGAAAGAGGGCAAATGCTTTCCTACGTTAAGAGCATTCGGGAGTTCAGTTTCTGCTTGGCTTAAG AGGTCACGAGATATTGCTTTGAAGGAAGAAATAAAGATTAATGACTCTAATCCAAGGGTTGTTCCTACACTATTAGGGATGGCAAACACTTTTTCCAG CCTTTGTTCAGGAGCTGAGTTTTTGTTACAAATAGTCCGTGAAGCAGTCCCAAAGTTCTGGTTTGATTCCCTGAATTCTATCCCTGTGGCTGAAGTGGCTGTTCATATTCTTGATAATCTTTACAAGAAGCTAAATGAAAGTTGTCTTGTGCAGGGTGGTGAG GAGGAAGCATACCGGATGCTCCTTCATTTATTTGTTGGAAGTCTGGTGCCATATATTGAGATTCTAGATTCCTGGATTTTTGAAGGAATTCTTGATGATCCATATAATGAG TTGTTCTTCTATGAAAATAAATCCATGTCAATTAATGACACTGAATTCTGGGAAAAGAGCTATCTATCGAGAACCCTGACGCATCAAAAGGTTGCAACTGAGATCTCTGGCATGGCTGTGAAGCATCCGGCATGCCCATTGTTTATCAAGGACATAGCTAAAGAAATTATTTCAGCTGGAAAGTCTCTGCAGCTAATCAGGCATGTTCCTATGACTTCGAATGTGACATCACCTTCAGGAGGGAGATATGGAAACCTGGATAGTCTTAAAACCTTTAGTGGTTCTACAGAGCTTTCTGAAGTACGTCGAAGGTACAGTGCACCAGGATTGACATTGGTAGAGGTTTTTTTTGTGTCTGTGGCAGGTATTATAGGCCATGGGGATCATgtgtataattattttttgcaaGATAAGTTACCCTCTATGATTCCTTGTGTATTGCGATGTGAAGTGGAGAGGCAAAAACTTAGAGCAAGAGATGATACAAGTTCTGCTACGACATGTGCGAGGAAAATTTGGGTGGAGTGTTTGGACAATGCATTACAGGAACGAGAAGCATCTCGTCAAGTGGAAACCTCATTGTCTCATGGTAAAGGAGATGTAAACACCAGTCTTATAAATGAACAGCTACTTGTGAAATCTTTCTGTCCTGAAAATCCTGTTATTACAATTTGTCAAAACTTACTGAACAACAACAAAGATGCACTGAGAATCTTGTCTTTGTCGAGCGGTGCCAACCTTCCCCCACTAAATGATGAGGATTTACGGGAGGCAATTTATAATATTGGGAGTAGAGGAGCTTCGTCAACCACACAAACCAATTTTGcttttggttttcaatttagtGAATCACAATATCTTCGTTCGATAGAAGAAACAAGACTCATGGAAAGCATGTTCCCCTTTCCAACAGTTCTCCCATCATATCAG GACAACATTCAGATGTCAGAACTATTTCCTCTTCAGAAAAATAGTACTTTGTCCTCCAAAATTCTCCACTGGATTCAATATGCTGAGCCAAAGGGCTGTCCACTGCCTTTGGTTATCCTGCAAGAATGTCTCACAGTCTACATTAAGAAGCAG GTGGATATCATTGGAAGTCACATGCTGTCCAAATTACTCCAGGATTGGAGACTGATGGATGAGCTGGAAGTTCTGCGTGCTATCTACTTGCTTGGTTCAG GGGATCTACTTCAGCACTTCTTGATAGTAATTTTTAATAAGCTGGATAAAGGAGAGTCGTGGGATGATGAATTTGAGTTGAACATGATACTGCAG GAGTCAATCAGAAATTCTTCAGATGCCATGCTATTGGCTGCTCCAGATTCGTTGGTTGTCTCCATCACTAAACCCCATGGTCTTGATGGCAGTGATCAGCAGAATACTTCTGTTGCTCCTACTTCTCGTAAAGTACATGAGTATAGCATGGGTGTtaatggtcttgatgtacttaacTTCACCTACAAG GTTTCTTGGCCGCTTGAACTTATTGCCAACACAGAGGCAATTAGAAAATATAACCAG GTTATgcattttttgttgaaagtcAAGCGTGCAAAGTTTGTACTGGACAAAGTtcgcagatggatctggaag AAAAAGGGGGTGGTAACAGTCAACTGCAAGCGCCATTGGTTAGTAGAGCAGAAGCTTTTACATTTTGTAGATGCTTTTCACCAATATGTGATGGATAGA GTCTATCATAGTGCATGGCGTGAGATGTGCCAAGGTATTGCTGCAGCACGTTCTTTAGATGAAGTAATTGAAGTCCATGAGGCCTACTTGCTATCAATTCAAAGGCAATGCTTTGTTGTTCCTGATAAGCTG GGGGCGCTGATAGCCAGCAGGATAAACACTATCCTTGGATTGGCTTTGGACTTCTACTCAATACAGCAGATGCTTAATAGTGGTGGGGCAGTTTCTGCCATTAAGGCTAAATATCAGATGGAAGTTGATCGTGTTGAGAAGCAGTTCGATGATTGCATTGCGTTTCTCCTGAGA GTACTATCCTTTAAGCTGAATGTGGGACACTTTCCTCATTTGGCAAATTTAGTGACAAGAATCAATTATAACTACTACTACATGTCTGATAATGGTAACATGATGACAGCTCCTGGATCTGAATCAGTTAAATCTGGAAAAACCATTCCTGGCAGACCTGGATAA
- the LOC130803323 gene encoding 26S proteasome non-ATPase regulatory subunit 12 homolog A-like: protein MAENHGTLESQIDTLLNVEKQMRLAGDVAGTRKAACDILRLCFEASAWKTLNDQIILLSKRRGQLKQAVTAMVQQAMQYIDQTPDLDTRIELIKTLNSVSAGKIYVEIERARLIKKLAKIKEDQGLIDEAAELMQEIAVETFGAMAKTEKIAFILEQVRLCLDRQDYVRAQILSRKISPRVFVIDPSKEKKPKEGDAVVEEAPADIPSLPELTRIYYELMIRYYKHHNDYLEICRCYKAIYEIPSIREDPGQWIPILRKICWYLALAPHDPMQSSLLNSTLEDKNLSEIPKFKSLLKQLVTMEVILWTMLWNEFEAEFDSEKYLLGGSLGEKAAEDLRQRVIEHNILVISKYYSRITLKRLSELLCLSIQEAEKHLSDMVVSKSLVAKIDRPMGIVCFQVVKDSNDILNSWSMNLEKLLDLVEKSCHQIHKETMVHKAALKV, encoded by the exons ATGGCG GAGAATCATGGTACCCTGGAATCACAGATAGACACATTATTGAATGTAGAAAAGCAGATGAGACTTGCTGGAGATGTTGCTGGAACTAGAAAGGCTGCTTGTGATATTCTCCGGTTATGTTTTGAGGCTTCTGCCTGGAAGACCTTGAATGACCAGATCATTCTTCTATCAAAGCGTCGAGGTCAACTCAAACAG GCTGTGACAGCGATGGTGCAGCAAGCCATGCAGTACATTGATCAAACACCTGATCTTGACACTCGTATAGAGCTCATTAAAACACTGAATAGTGTATCAGCTGGGAAG ATATATGTTGAAATAGAAAGGGCACGCTTGATCAAGAAACTAGCTAAGATTAAGGAAGACCAAGGGCTTATTGATGAAGCTGCGGAGCTGATGCAAGAAATAGCT GTTGAAACCTTTGGTGCAATGGCAAAAACTGAAAAGATAGCATTTATTCTCGAGCAA GTTCGCCTTTGTTTAGACCGTCAAGACTATGTTCGGGCTCAAATTCTCTCAAGAAAAATCAGTCCCAGGGTTTTTGTTATTGATCCATCAAAAGAAAAGAAACCTAAAGAGGGTGATGCTGTAGTAGAAGAGGCTCCTGCTGATATTCCATCATTGCCAGAATTGACGCGCATCTATTATGAATTGATGATTCG ATACTACAAGCATCACAATGACTACCTTGAGATATGTCGATGCTATAAGGCTATATATGAGATACCATCCATTAGAGAAGATCCCGGGCAGTGGATACCG ATCTTGAGGAAAATATGTTGGTACCTGGCTCTTGCCCCTCATGATCCAATGCAGTCAAGCCTTTTGAACTCTACTTTGGAGGATAAGAACCTTTCTGAAATCCCTAAGTTCAA GTCACTATTGAAACAGCTGGTGACGATGGAGGTCATCCTCTGGACAATGCTTTGGAATGAATTTGAGGCTGAATTTGATAGTGAGAAATATTTGCTTGGAGGCTCTTTAGGCGAGAAAGCAGCAGAAGATTTAAGGCAGCGGGTCATTGAACAT AACATACTTGTTATTTCAAAATACTACTCGAGGATCACCTTGAAGAGACTTTCAGAGTTGTTGTGCCTTAGCATTCAG GAAGCCGAGAAACATTTATCTGATATGGTCGTCTCCAAATCGTTGGTGGCCAAGATAGACAGGCCAATGGGGATTGTATGCTTTCAGGTCGTGAAGGACAGCAATGACATCTTGAATTCATGGTCGATGAACTTGGAGAAGCTGCTTGACCTGGTTGAGAAGAGTTGCCATCAAATACACAAGGAGACTATGGTTCACAAAGCAGCTCTCAAGGTCTAA
- the LOC130803259 gene encoding dolichyl-diphosphooligosaccharide--protein glycosyltransferase subunit 4A-like, translated as MIDDQTLGFFANAVGIGMFLLVIAYHYVVGDPRYEGN; from the coding sequence ATGATTGACGATCAAACTCTGGGATTTTTCGCGAATGCTGTTGGAATAGGCATGTTCCTGCTTGTCATTGCTTACCATTACGTAGTTGGTGACCCTAGATATGAAGGCAACTGA